Proteins encoded together in one Styela clava chromosome 12, kaStyClav1.hap1.2, whole genome shotgun sequence window:
- the LOC120330330 gene encoding uncharacterized protein LOC120330330 isoform X4, with product MKLEQLNKHEEMSYMEDAEANEAILKNTISKDELCRFLSPLKFLEIETWRKEVPSGDNIDEAEIEHRKWRTPIEILIPSAGREDDTEDLSGKGKNQVNEEELNLRKKKAVSVYGRRRRFFEDVQRQNAQVLHRSNSDATSPYLIRPRTREAVSAGGKLNSNQDNSNNKKTSKQNQNSPENRLRSAYEATNGIKTTPQKESRTTHSAKAVKSNNSGHIYVNHAANGSPLTHDAVMTSYFAPGRPVKLSKLRNRTRTEPSRDTMGSAETGESSMRRLSSSNTKSGLTLTSNSASSPPPSNRRISSSSWPAPSQARKDQIKDPYQDVQVLPFNAVRPQTAGEEMLNVQSSAYQRHSKFRGSQNRVSLSRGWRTWNNRRVLENSLNAASKLYQNSIFPKKMESPKTLGKIKIRESKTPRKINSVETPSDKIQTHGTDHNNNNGKPMPDPDTKTPKSSTYPLTNHVTKISFANGRSQENKIPTSPTTNKHVMGRVQPIPPIDMKVTSTINGVADGASKHITLTGGIKYLNSDGIIQLSPLQNRGKGSGSPWVAEAFNPIWAASEGYYVRQQTRPNKTVTFRLGTT from the exons AGAAGTTCCCAGTGGAGACAACATTGATGAAGCAGAAATTGAACATAGAAAATGGAGAACACCGATTGAAATATTGATACCATCAGCTGGTCGAGAGGACGACACCGAGGACCTGTCCGGAAAGGGAAAGAATCAAGTGAATGAAGAAGAATTGAATTTGAGAAAG aaaaaagCTGTTTCGGTGTACGGAAGACGGCGGAGATTTTTTGAAGATGTACAACGACAGAACGCACAAGTTTTACATAG GTCAAATTCCGATGCAACAAGTCCATATTTGATAAGACCTCGAACGCGAGAAGCAGTTTCAGCTGGAGGGAAATTAAATTCAAATCAAGATAattcaaacaacaaaaaaacatccAAACAAAATCAGAACTCTCCAGAAAATCGCTTGAGAAGCGCGTACGAGGCGACCAATGGCATTAAAACAACGCCACAAAAGGAGAGTCGCACCACACATAGCGCCAAAGCAGTAAAAAGCAACAACTCTGGACATATATACGTAAACCATGCTGCAAATGGCTCACCATTGACCCATGACGCGGTGATGACATCATATTTTGCTCCAGGGAGACCTGTAAAACTTTCGAAGCTTCGTAACAGAACAAGAACGGAGCCGTCGAG AGATACCATGGGATCTGCTGAGACCGGAGAAAGCTCAATGCGTCGTTTATCATCGTCAAACACAAAAAGCGGGCTAACGTTAACGTCAAATTCTGCGTCCTCACCACCACCATCTAACCGCAGAATATCGTCTTCATCTTGGCCAGCACCATCACAAGCAA GGAAAGACCAAATAAAAGATCCCTATCAAGACGTTCAAGTACTTCCATTTAATGCAGTCAGACCCCAAACTGCAGGCGAAGAAATGTTAAACGTTCAATCCAGTGCATATCAGAGGCATTCAAAATTCAGAGGATCACAAAATAGAGTTAGCCTAAGCCGAGGATGGAGAACATGGAACAATAGGCGTGTTTTAGAAAATAGCTTAAATGCAGCTTCAAAACTTTATCAAAATTCGATTTTTCCAAAAAAGATGGAATCTCCCAAAACGCTAGGGAAGATTAAAATTCGCGAATCAAAAACACCACGAAAGATCAACTCTGTAGAGACACCTAGTGACAAGATACAGACGCACGGCACCgatcacaacaacaacaatggaAAACCGATGCCAGATCCCGATACGAAAACACCAAAGAGTAGCACATATCCCCTGACAAATCATGTAACTAAAATTTCGTTTGCTAATGGGCGATCGCaagaaaataaaataccaaCTAGTCCAACCACGAATAAACATGTCATGGGCCGTGTACAGCCCATACCACCCATTGATATGAAGGTTACATCCACAATAAATGGTGTGGCGGATGGCGCATCCAAACATATTACTCTCACAGGCGGAATAAAATATCTCAATTCTGATGG AATTATTCAATTGTCTCCACTTCAGAACAGAGGGAAAGGAAGTGGTTCGCCTTGGGTAGCTGAAGCATTCAATCCAATCTGGGCAGCAAGTGAGGGTTATTATGTAAG ACAACAGACAAGACCAAATAAGACAGTTACTTTTCGCCTTGGAACAACATAA
- the LOC120330211 gene encoding uncharacterized protein LOC120330211, giving the protein MKKRLIFILCVIVSTNAYHHYNDARRMPMEDAIEQQVDRYCDCNVAKYNDPLWKDTWYLQTKTSLSMRINEAWERGLTGKGVVISVLNDGIEQSHPDLSLNYDSMASYDFIDGKAEPTPRVTSDNANRLGTRMAGLISGNFNDSVCSVGVAHKSSIGGIRLHVDKQDDKMEAQAFGFANNHIDIYAGAFGPQDDGLAIAGPGPEAQKAIERAVKEGRNGKGNIFVWSTGNGNNTDDCNSDGYANSIYTIAVGSISSDGKKAWFGEKCSSMLAVTYGGGTSLHKNMATTSLGHGCTTKQTGSSASVSMAAGICALALEANPNLTWRDMQHLIVNTANPSGLESDDWITNAADRTVSRTFGFGMMDANAMVTRAKDWIPVPPQTSCRIIITNSNNWSVNRRPRSIQLPAYPCEDDGVIPDRLEHVGLMISTYKSRDISHFTFYLDSPSRTRSKLLANRLRDDRYNVYKRWNFTSVQFWDENPVGDWVFTMEHDAYSTVISPMVLTLYGTLEKDWETTLTREPIQYEEPAEESNTNQIQQSCDCDIQDFNDPFWKDAWHLRDQTNPSMNIKEAWNEGFTGEGVVVSVISDGLDHAHPDIIKNYDPAASYDFNNDDSDPTPRPVPGDANNVGTQLAGLISATANNDVCSVGVAPKARIGGIRLLDGEVSDNLESRAFGFANNHVDIYMGAYGPVDDGFAIGGPGPETQMAIEKAIREGRDGKGNIFVWSTGNGGKNNDDCNCDGYSNSIYTIGIGSISSDSEKAWYGERCSSMMAVTYSSGTPLHWSMATTKPNGECTSEFKGNGGSVAVAAGICALALEANPDLTWRDMQHLIVETASRRGLISDDWRINAAGRNISRTFGFGLMDAHAMVKKARDWVLVPRQVSCRITLRRDGGWSMNVRWPKIVQIPTSVCENGGRIPDRLEHVTIMISTYITQNLGDIKMYLESPSRTKFPILAQRVWGSSRISYGYKNWVFTSILFWDENPVGDWIARFERDSYATIRSPMVLTLYGTLEEDWEKLQKEDTTEAPVVESTTTEETKPVTNTNPEDLKQEQRQKLFRDFRYLACKTSCNIQALVDSDYLCSCTY; this is encoded by the exons ATGAAGAAGCGATTAATTTTCATTCTGTGTGTCATCGTGAGTACTAATGCATATCATCATTATAATGATGCTCGAAGGATGCCTATGGAAGACGCGATAGAACAACAG GTGGATAGATATTGTGATTGCAATGTAGCAAAATACAACGACCCTCTTTGGAAGGATACATGGTATTTG caaacaaaaacaagctTGAGCATGAGAATTAATGAAGCATGGGAACGAGGTTTAACTGGGAAAGGCGTAGTTATCTCTGTACTTAACGACGGTATCGAGCAGAGCCACCCGGACTTATCACTCAACTAT GATTCGATGGCTTCATACGATTTCATCGATGGCAAAGCTGAACCAACGCCACGGGTAACTTCAGATAATGCAAATAGACTGGGAACTAGAATGGCGGGTTTAATTTCTGGAAATTTTAATGACAGCGTCTGCTCAGTCGGTGTCGCACACAAATCGAGCATTGGAG GTATTAGACTCCATGTGGATAAACAAGATGACAAAATGGAAGCCCAAGCATTTGGTTTTGCAAACAATCATATCGATATATATGCGGGTGCATTTGGTCCACAAGACGACGGACTCGCCATTGCTGGGCCTGGACCGGAAGCGCAAAAAGCAATTGAAAGGGCAGTGAAGGAG GGTAGAAATGGCAaaggaaatatttttgtctGGTCAACTGGAAATGGAAATAATACCGATGATTGTAATTCTGACGGATATGCGAATAGTATATATACAATCGCAGTTGGTAGTATTTCTAGTGATGGAAAGAAAGCTTGGTTTGGAGAGAAATGTTCATCAATGTTAGCTGTAACATACGGTGGAGGAACTAGTCTACATAAAAACATG GCAACAACAAGCCTTGGCCATGGCTGCACTACAAAACAAACAGGCAGCAGTGCGTCAGTTTCTATGGCAGCAGGAATTTGCGCGCTCGCATTGGAAGCCAA TCCCAATTTAACTTGGAGAGATATGCAACATTTGATTGTTAATACGGCAAATCCTTCGGGTTTGGAGTCAGATGACTGGATAACTAACGCAGCTGACAGAAcag TCAGTCGTACATTTGGATTTGGAATGATGGATGCTAATGCAATGGTCACAAGAGCCAAAGATTGGATTCCTGTTCCGCCTCAAACATCTTGTAGAATAATAATTACAAATTCTAACAATTGGAGCGTGAACAGGCGTCCCAGAAGCATACAGCTTCCG GCGTATCCTTGTGAAGACGATGGAGTAATCCCGGACCGACTTGAGCATGTTGGTCTGATGATATCCACATATAAGAGCCGAGACATCAGTCATTTTACATTTTACTTGGATTCGCCTTCTCGAACAAGATCTAAGTTGTTGGCGAATAG ACTTAGAGACGATAGGTACAATGTTTATAAACGATGGAATTTCACCTCTGTTCAATTCTGGGATGAGAATCCTGTTGGAGATTGGGTTTTTACCATGGAACATGACGCTTATTCAA ctgTTATTTCGCCAATGGTCCTCACCCTGTATGGAACTTTAGAAAAAGATTGGGAAACTACTTTGACACGCGAGCCAATTCAGTATGAG GAACCAGCAGAAGAATCAAACACGAACCAG ATACAGCAATCTTGTGACTGTGATATTCAAGACTTTAATGATCCGTTTTGGAAAGATGCCTGGCATTTA CGCGACCAGACCAATCCAAGCATGAATATAAAAGAAGCATGGAATGAAGGTTTCACGGGAGAGGGAGTGGTTGTGTCTGTTATTTCTGATGGACTTGACCACGCCCACCCGGacattattaaaaattat GATCCAGCAGCATCTTACGACTTCAACAATGATGATTCTGATCCAACACCCCGACCCGTACCAGGAGACGCAAACAATGTGGGCACACAACTTGCTGGTCTCATATCAGCAACGGCGAACAATGACGTTTGTTCTGTTGGGGTCGCTCCTAAAGCAAGAATCGGAG GAATTCGCCTTCTCGATGGTGAAGTGAGTGATAATCTGGAATCACGTGCATTTGGTTTTGCAAACAATCATGTTGACATTTATATGGGAGCTTATGGGCCTGTTGATGATGGATTTGCAATAGGCGGCCCGGGACCAGAAACGCAGATGGCAATTGAAAAAGCAATACGTGAG gGAAGAGACGGAAAAGGAAATATCTTCGTGTGGTCTACCGGAAATGGCGGAAAAAACAATGACGATTGTAACTGCGACGGATACTCCAACAGTATTTATACAATAGGAATTGGAAGTATTTCAAGTGATTCGGAAAAGGCGTGGTACGGAGAAAGGTGCTCGTCCATGATGGCAGTTACCTACAGCAGCGGAACTCCACTTCATTGGTCAATG GCAACAACCAAACCAAATGGTGAATGCACTTCTGAATTTAAAGGAAATGGTGGATCAGTTGCTGTTGCTGCGGGAATATGTGCACTAGCGTTAGAGGCCAA ccCGGACTTAACCTGGAGAGACATGCAGCATCTGATTGTTGAAACTGCCAGTCGACGAGGATTGATTTCAGATGATTGGAGGATTAATGCTGCTGGAAGAAATA taagtCGCACTTTTGGATTTGGTTTAATGGATGCTCATGCAATGGTCAAGAAAGCACGCGACTGGGTGTTGGTACCCCGACAAGTGTCATGCAGAATCACATTGAGACGAGATGGAGGATGGAGCATGAATGTTCGTTGGCCAAAGATTGTGCAAATACCA ACATCGGTTTGTGAAAATGGTGGTAGGATTCCAGATAGACTCGAACATGTTACGATCATGATATCAACATATATCACGCAAAATCTCGGTgatattaaaatgtatttggaatCACCATCTCGTACAAAATTTCCTATACTTGCTCAGAg ggTTTGGGGAAGTTCTCGAATATCTTATGGCTACAAAAATTGGGTCTTTACTTCAATTCTATTTTGGGATGAAAATCCGGTTGGAGATTGGATTGCACGATTTGAACGGGATAGTTACGCCA CTATCCGGTCACCAATGGTACTTACTTTATACGGAACTCTTGAGGAAGATTGGGAGAAACTGCAAAAGGAAGACACCACAGAA GCCCCGGTTGTAGAATCTACTACAACTGAAGAAACAAAGCCTGTAACTAACACCAATCCAGAAG ATCTGAAGCAGGAGCAGAGACAAAAATTGTTTCGAGACTTCCGGTACCTAGCCTGTAAAACTAGCTGCAACATTCAGGCCTTGGTGGATTCGGACTATTTGTGTTCTTGCACCTACTAA
- the LOC120330340 gene encoding furin-1-like isoform X2 — translation MRRVFPSVLIVMAILAFAPTNGVRRLLEFVEQDQLDGPCDCNVRELNDPYWKDSWHLLNETQPSMKIIEAWEKGFAGKGVVVTVVDDGLDYRHPDLINNYDPAASYDINDGDSDPTPRPTYTNENRHGTRMAGIISATANNEVCSVGVAPKSTIGGIRLLDGNVDDDAEAVAFRFANDHIDIYAIAFGPDDDGKTVDGPGPKAMEAIARAIKMGRNGKGSIIVSSTGNGGRYFDDCNCDGYSNSIYTIGVGSVTSNSTQPWFGEKCSSMLAATYSSGGTRHKEMTTTDLNSRCTTKHTGNSPSVSIAAGMCALALEANPYLTWRDMQHLIVQTANPYGLKVDDWITNAVGRKVSRTFGYGLMDADAMVTKARNWTHVPKQVSCRVTVQGSEWYVNNNRPTSVQISTFPCEDGGILPDRLEHVVLKINTHKIYQLGLLSIHLESPSHTRSTMVGERTKIDNRYRGFLNWNFTSVQFWDENPMGDWVVIFERKNYVAIRSPIVLTLHGTLDEDWEKLKPRPTTALERILHNMVDSSPSIDNVVFFRSVKFLWRRSNRKFNSHSSFVRQV, via the exons ATGAGACGAGTTTTTCCAAGTGTGTTAATTGTGATGGCAATTCTAGCATTTGCGCCCACAAATGGAGTGAGAAGACTATTGGAGTTTGTAGAACAAGATCAG ctTGATGGACCATGTGATTGCAATGTCCGTGAACTCAATGACCCTTATTGGAAGGATTCTTGGCATTtg TTAAACGAAACTCAGCCAAGCATGAAAATCATCGAAGCGTGGGAAAAAGGCTTCGCAGGCAAAGGAGTTGTGGTGACTGTAGTCGACGACGGACTTGATTACCGACATCCAGATTTAATCAATAATTAC GACCCAGCAGCTTCGTACGATATAAACGATGGTGATTCTGATCCTACGCCTCGTCCCACTTATACTAATGAAAACAGGCATGGAACTCGGATGGCAGGAATTATATCAGCGACCGCTAACAATGAAGTTTGTTCAGTGGGAGTTGCTCCGAAGTCGACCATCGGGG GCATTCGCCTACTTGATGGCAACGTCGATGACGATGCAGAAGCTGTTGCTTTTAGATTTGCTAATGATCATATCGATATTTATGCAATTGCATTTGGACCTGATGATGACGGTAAAACAGTTGATGGACCGGGGCCAAAAGCAATGGAAGCAATAGCAAGAGCTATCAAAATG GGTAGAAATGGAAAAGGAAGCATAATCGTTTCCTCAACTGGAAACGGAGGAAGATATTTTGATGATTGTAACTGTGATGGCTATTCGAATAGTATCTACACAATTGGAGTAGGAAGCGTAACGAGTAACTCAACACAGCCTTGGTTCGGAGAAAAATGTTCATCAATGTTGGCGGCAACATACAGTTCAGGTGGAACGAGGCACAAGGAAATG ACAACAACAGATTTGAATAGCCGTTGCACCACTAAACACACTGGCAATAGTCCATCGGTATCGATTGCTGCTGGAATGTGCGCTCTTGCCTTGGAAGCAAA CCCATATTTAACGTGGAGAGATATGCAACATTTGATTGTACAAACCGCAAACCCATATGGCTTGAAGGTAGATGACTGGATAACCAATGCAGTAGGGAGAAAAG TTAGCCGTACATTTGGATATGGATTGATGGACGCTGATGCAATGGTGACCAAAGCAAGGAATTGGACCCACGTACCCAAACAAGTGTCCTGTAGAGTAACAGTTCAAGGGTCAGAATGGTATGTCAACAACAATCGTCCTACAAGTGTACAGATTTCG ACATTTCCTTGCGAAGATGGAGGCATACTTCCCGATAGACTTGAACATGTTGTTCTAAAAATAAACACTCACAAAATCTATCAACTTGGATTGCTGTCGATTCATCTGGAGTCACCTTCACATACACGATCAACAATGGTTGGAGAAAG AACAAAAATTGATAATCGATACAGAGGTTTTTTGAACTGGAATTTCACTTCAGTTCAATTTTGGGATGAAAATCCAATGGGTGACTGGGTTGTGATTTTCGAACGGAAGAATTACGTCG CCATTAGAAGTCCGATTGTATTGACACTGCACGGTACTCTGGATGAAGACTGGGAAAAACTGAAGCCTCGACCAACAACTGCCCTTGAG CGTATTCTACACAACATGGTGGATTCTTCCCCGAGCATTGACAACGTTGTTTTTTTCCGTTCCGTAAAATTTCTATGGCGACGCAGCAATCGAAAGTTTAACAGCCACTCAAGCTTCGTTAGACAAGTCTAA
- the LOC120330340 gene encoding furin-1-like isoform X1, giving the protein MRRVFPSVLIVMAILAFAPTNGVRRLLEFVEQDQLDGPCDCNVRELNDPYWKDSWHLLNETQPSMKIIEAWEKGFAGKGVVVTVVDDGLDYRHPDLINNYDPAASYDINDGDSDPTPRPTYTNENRHGTRMAGIISATANNEVCSVGVAPKSTIGGIRLLDGNVDDDAEAVAFRFANDHIDIYAIAFGPDDDGKTVDGPGPKAMEAIARAIKMGRNGKGSIIVSSTGNGGRYFDDCNCDGYSNSIYTIGVGSVTSNSTQPWFGEKCSSMLAATYSSGGTRHKEMTTTDLNSRCTTKHTGNSPSVSIAAGMCALALEANPYLTWRDMQHLIVQTANPYGLKVDDWITNAVGRKVSRTFGYGLMDADAMVTKARNWTHVPKQVSCRVTVQGSEWYVNNNRPTSVQISTFPCEDGGILPDRLEHVVLKINTHKIYQLGLLSIHLESPSHTRSTMVGERTKIDNRYRGFLNWNFTSVQFWDENPMGDWVVIFERKNYVAIRSPIVLTLHGTLDEDWEKLKPRPTTALEAPVEDETTDKTTVTGTSIDPEEENKQKLLRDMRYIACKTGCHIQSLFEPDKPCNCVF; this is encoded by the exons ATGAGACGAGTTTTTCCAAGTGTGTTAATTGTGATGGCAATTCTAGCATTTGCGCCCACAAATGGAGTGAGAAGACTATTGGAGTTTGTAGAACAAGATCAG ctTGATGGACCATGTGATTGCAATGTCCGTGAACTCAATGACCCTTATTGGAAGGATTCTTGGCATTtg TTAAACGAAACTCAGCCAAGCATGAAAATCATCGAAGCGTGGGAAAAAGGCTTCGCAGGCAAAGGAGTTGTGGTGACTGTAGTCGACGACGGACTTGATTACCGACATCCAGATTTAATCAATAATTAC GACCCAGCAGCTTCGTACGATATAAACGATGGTGATTCTGATCCTACGCCTCGTCCCACTTATACTAATGAAAACAGGCATGGAACTCGGATGGCAGGAATTATATCAGCGACCGCTAACAATGAAGTTTGTTCAGTGGGAGTTGCTCCGAAGTCGACCATCGGGG GCATTCGCCTACTTGATGGCAACGTCGATGACGATGCAGAAGCTGTTGCTTTTAGATTTGCTAATGATCATATCGATATTTATGCAATTGCATTTGGACCTGATGATGACGGTAAAACAGTTGATGGACCGGGGCCAAAAGCAATGGAAGCAATAGCAAGAGCTATCAAAATG GGTAGAAATGGAAAAGGAAGCATAATCGTTTCCTCAACTGGAAACGGAGGAAGATATTTTGATGATTGTAACTGTGATGGCTATTCGAATAGTATCTACACAATTGGAGTAGGAAGCGTAACGAGTAACTCAACACAGCCTTGGTTCGGAGAAAAATGTTCATCAATGTTGGCGGCAACATACAGTTCAGGTGGAACGAGGCACAAGGAAATG ACAACAACAGATTTGAATAGCCGTTGCACCACTAAACACACTGGCAATAGTCCATCGGTATCGATTGCTGCTGGAATGTGCGCTCTTGCCTTGGAAGCAAA CCCATATTTAACGTGGAGAGATATGCAACATTTGATTGTACAAACCGCAAACCCATATGGCTTGAAGGTAGATGACTGGATAACCAATGCAGTAGGGAGAAAAG TTAGCCGTACATTTGGATATGGATTGATGGACGCTGATGCAATGGTGACCAAAGCAAGGAATTGGACCCACGTACCCAAACAAGTGTCCTGTAGAGTAACAGTTCAAGGGTCAGAATGGTATGTCAACAACAATCGTCCTACAAGTGTACAGATTTCG ACATTTCCTTGCGAAGATGGAGGCATACTTCCCGATAGACTTGAACATGTTGTTCTAAAAATAAACACTCACAAAATCTATCAACTTGGATTGCTGTCGATTCATCTGGAGTCACCTTCACATACACGATCAACAATGGTTGGAGAAAG AACAAAAATTGATAATCGATACAGAGGTTTTTTGAACTGGAATTTCACTTCAGTTCAATTTTGGGATGAAAATCCAATGGGTGACTGGGTTGTGATTTTCGAACGGAAGAATTACGTCG CCATTAGAAGTCCGATTGTATTGACACTGCACGGTACTCTGGATGAAGACTGGGAAAAACTGAAGCCTCGACCAACAACTGCCCTTGAG